The genome window TGTACCGTCCTTACCCAATAGCATGTCAAACCGCAAATTTTGGAGTTTTTTTATGGCTAGAGGGCGGAAACTCTTGACAACGTAGAAACGGTATGTTATAATGTAAGTGTGAACAAGAGAGCAAGCCCGAAATGGGCACAAAGCTTCAAGCTTTGGAAACTCTGTTCACACAATACTCCGAAAGGAGGGAGCGACGATGCGCGCTTCAAAAAGTCGTGGAACGCGGAGCTGTACTCGTCTGGACGAAGAGGGCTTAACACCACCGGACAGTTTTGCCGGGGCACGGTGCTGAGGCCCGACCCGTCCTAGATGTCGCCGGTAAAGGTTCCCTAGAGAACCATATCTTACGGCGAAACGTGCTACGCGACGGCAACGCGCACGGGAAAGTCGGTCCCCTCTAGCAGTTAAATGCCCCATCATCCAAATTTCAAAAACCCTGCAGCAACCACTGCAGGGTTTTTGCTTTCATCCTGAAACCTCACCGCCTCTGGCTCCGTAGTTGTGTTAGATTGCCGCTTGCTTGAAGGAAAAGAATACCGATGAGCCGATGGAACGTGGGTGTATTTGGAATGCGAATGCTCTCCCGCCCTCTACGACGATGGTTGAATGTACCGCAAGGACTGTCGTTGATGCGATCCAAACAGATACCCTGGCGCTATAAGCTGCTCGCCCTAGGACTAGGCGCTCTGATAACCGCTCTGCTCATGGCGCTGGAACTGCCGGTGGAATCGCTGTTAGCTACCCTGCTTATAGGACTGCCTATAGATATCTCTGTGGACGGCCTTGAGGCCATCCTAGGCCCTATTGTATTCGGATCAGCGCTCCTACCCCTCGTACTTCCCCGACAGCAGTTGCAGGAGTAGGTCACCGCACCTCCCCTAGCAGCTCCCTTGCTCTTTTTACAGCAGGTTATTTGCGATGACACGTCGAATACGTCGAGAAAACATAGGAGAGAATATTCTTACTCGTGCGATCGGCTCTGAACAAAGGATTACTTTGTGGCTTTACCATCGCGATGGCGCTTTTATCAGCCAGCAGCGTTGGTGCACAAAACTCGACGCGTTCCGCTAACCTCCCAAAAGTGAAAATCCTCTCTGTAAAGAACGAGGGGTTGCTCTTCACCGACAACAACGCCGGCGTCAGCGGTGTAGATGTGGCTAGCTCGATCCCGGTTGGGAATCGAGCACTATGGCTTTTTGGGGATGTGTTCCTTCTCGGCCCAGTAGAAGCCCCCATCCAAAGCTATGTGGGCAATGTCAGCAATTGTGGACTTTGGGTGCCTCTAGAACATGGGGTGGCCCCGCTTCATCACTACCGTTTCATCTGCGACACCTCAACCCAGCTTGCCCGCCAGCTCATACCGCTAGAACATGGAGAGGCAAACGAGACGCGCCTTTGGCCATCCAGCGGATGGTACGATGCCCACACGCATCGGCTCTACGTCTACTACTCCATCAACAAAGTGGTCGGTTCGGGTGCCTTCGGGTTTAAGGTCGAGGGTTATGGACTCGCCTGTGCCTCTCCTCCCGATCGATCGCTGCAATTTACTCGTCTCCACATAAAATCTCAAAGCTCTCTTTGGTGGCCTCTCGATTCCGGAGCGGCCTTCGGATGTGCCGTTATAGACGACAACGCCGATCCCTACCTCTATATCGTTGGCGTGGACGATCGGCAAGGACACCACTACGGGAAGTTAGCCCGCGTGTTAAAATCGCGCATCGCAGACCTCCAAGCCTATGAGTACTTCGCCGGCTACGGAGAGAGTCCACAGACGCCCCGCTGGAGCAAGCATGTTCAAGACGCGGCCGATGTGGAAGGACTTAAGGACTTCCCCAACGAACTTTCCATCACTTACAACACCTATCTGGGCGCCTATCTCGCCGTCTATTCGGAAGGGGTCTTTTCTCAAAGAGCGCTCCTGTGTGAAGCTTCAAAGCCTTGGGGACCCTATCGCCCCATCGGTGAGATCAGCACACCCCATAGGGCTTTCGAAAACGCTTTCTGCTACGCTTGCAAAGAACACCCAGAACTTGCCGAGCAAAACGGCCGCATCATCTATATAACCTATGTAGACAGCGAGCGCTACTGGCCACAGCTGCTAAGAGTTACGCTGCAAAAGCAAACGAACACACCTTAGGGATCGAGGAGGTTTCCTTATGACTGCCAACGCAATATCAACAGAATGGCGCTCTTACTGGCGCCTCACCCCTGAACAGGTCGCTCAGTACCAACGCGATGGGTATGTGCTGTTCCACCAACCCCTTTTTTCTCAAGAGAAGTTTGCCCGTCTTAAAGCCATTTTCGAGGAGAACCTTGAACGCTACGGGCCCGACAACCTCGACGTAATTCACTTTCGCGATCCGAGACTGCTCGAGTTTCTCTTATCAGATGAAGTGCTAGACCTGGTCGAGCCGGTTGTTGGCCCAAATATTGGGCTTTGGAGTAGCCATTTCATCTGCAAACCGCCCTATACGGGCAAAGCCACTCCGTGGCATGAGGATTCAGCCTACTGGAACGGCCGCGTCTCCACGATGGCCGGCATCTGCACTGTCTGGCTCGCCATAGATGAGGCCACCCCGGAAAACGGCTGCATGCGCGTGATTCCCGGTACCCACAACAACGGTTTCTCTGAATACGAGCCGGTAGATACCGCTCAAAACATCTTTGGATCGCAGATTCGCCCCGAA of Chthonomonas calidirosea T49 contains these proteins:
- a CDS encoding phytanoyl-CoA dioxygenase family protein, yielding MTANAISTEWRSYWRLTPEQVAQYQRDGYVLFHQPLFSQEKFARLKAIFEENLERYGPDNLDVIHFRDPRLLEFLLSDEVLDLVEPVVGPNIGLWSSHFICKPPYTGKATPWHEDSAYWNGRVSTMAGICTVWLAIDEATPENGCMRVIPGTHNNGFSEYEPVDTAQNIFGSQIRPELIDESKAVYFALQPGECSLHEARLIHGARANTSPKRRAGYTMRYFPTSSKVYPERNQGHKIWLARGVDLAGNRYENA
- a CDS encoding DUF4185 domain-containing protein; protein product: MRSALNKGLLCGFTIAMALLSASSVGAQNSTRSANLPKVKILSVKNEGLLFTDNNAGVSGVDVASSIPVGNRALWLFGDVFLLGPVEAPIQSYVGNVSNCGLWVPLEHGVAPLHHYRFICDTSTQLARQLIPLEHGEANETRLWPSSGWYDAHTHRLYVYYSINKVVGSGAFGFKVEGYGLACASPPDRSLQFTRLHIKSQSSLWWPLDSGAAFGCAVIDDNADPYLYIVGVDDRQGHHYGKLARVLKSRIADLQAYEYFAGYGESPQTPRWSKHVQDAADVEGLKDFPNELSITYNTYLGAYLAVYSEGVFSQRALLCEASKPWGPYRPIGEISTPHRAFENAFCYACKEHPELAEQNGRIIYITYVDSERYWPQLLRVTLQKQTNTP